The following are encoded together in the Labrus mixtus chromosome 2, fLabMix1.1, whole genome shotgun sequence genome:
- the snapc3 gene encoding snRNA-activating protein complex subunit 3, which translates to MAAAELSSEANTDIPDYEYTDVNTKPFHIEAFRNEWLKRLKPSDVSFKEEDGDTFDANFAREMRVDPETMAELKSICSLDSLRCHPPDQQPDDTIVPEDATLNTLMQRKKRQDYKATLKTSKNRHNLYADELERITVGRKPKTMTDLIAEGEIILTINVYYPAVFEKFRSVRPHMTLRMTGTHSLAELKDAICCVSDLQVCGEFSNTPDMAPDFISKDHFKSAFFFFEGVFYNDMRFPECQDISTTTIEWAKARNFPPYSQAKMEDTRFADLKVKVGFPYLYCHQGDCEHLVIITDVRLAHMNDCLDKKLYPLLTHKHRLITQKCAVCHVFIGRWFTTNDQFSPSDPCLYCDKCFRMLHYDAQGNKLGDFLAYPYVDRGAFN; encoded by the exons ATGGCGGCGGCCGAGCTCTCGTCGGAAGCAAACACTGACATCCCAGATTATGAGTACACAGATGTCAACACCAAACCGTTTCATATCGAAGCTTTCAGAAACGAGTGGCTCAAGAGGCTGAAGCCGAGCGACGTGTCCTTCAAGGAGGAGGACGGGGACACGTTTGACGCCAACTTTGCCAGAGAGATGCGGGTTGACCCGGAGACCATGGCTGAACTCAAATCCATCTGCAG CCTTGATTCGCTGCGTTGCCATCCTCCGGATCAGCAGCCTGATGACACGATTGTACCTGAAGATGCAACGCTGAACAcgttaat gcaaagaaaaaagaggCAAGATTACAAAGCTACTCTGAAAACAAGCAAGAACAGACACAACCTCTACGCAGACGAACTG GAGCGTATTACTGTTGGAAGAAAACCAAAAACGATGACTGACCTGATCGCCGAAGGAGAAATCATTCTAACCATCAATGTCTACTACCCGGCTGTTTTTGAGAAG TTTAGGTCCGTGCGACCCCATATGACTCTGCGGATGACTGGCACCCACAGCCTGGCAGAGCTCAAGGATGCAATCTGCTGTGTCAGCGACTTGCAAGTGTGCGGAGAGTTCAGTAACACGCCGGACATGGCTCCAGATTTCATCAGCAAA GATCATTTCAAGTcggctttctttttctttgaaggAGTTTTCTATAACGACATGCGATTCCCAGAGTGTCAGGACATCAGCAC GACTACCATTGAATGGGCAAAGGCGCGCAACTTCCCACCTTACAGTCAGGCCAAAATGGAGGACACGAGATTTGCCGATCTGAAAGTTAAAGTGGGCTTCCCGTACCTGTACTGTCATCAGGGAGACTGCGAACACCTCGTCATCATCACGGATGTCAG ACTGGCACATATGAACGACTGCCTGGACAAGAAGCTGTATCCACTTCTCACACATAAGCACAGGCTCATTACCCAGAAGTGCGCAGTTTGCCACGTCTTTATTGGAAG gTGGTTTACTACTAATGACCAGTTTTCTCCGAGTGACCCATGCCTCTACTGTGATAAGTGCTTCCGGATGTTGCACTATGATGCTCAAGGCAACAAGCTGGGAGATTTCCTGGCCTATCCTTATGTGGACCGTGGCGCGTTTAACTAA
- the LOC132990047 gene encoding tetratricopeptide repeat protein 39B-like: protein METKGNSLQSVDLNLHAEEVMSSKMDLETSLKECSAALELFLDNRFSDALALLKPWKAQSMYHAMGYSSILVMQAGMTFEPKDMDAAMTSLREALQTCQSFRKKTGIVETLTSLWYRQTADNLTEEEMHAELCYAEVLLQKAALTFLDESIIGFIKGGMRIRNSYQIFKECQTMASVTKDMDERKSTHVHFRGGISMGIGSFNLMLSLLPSRVLRVMEFLGFSGDREVGLSELRQGAGSNSLRSILSALTLLMYHLYITVILGTGDGNLTEAEALLVPYTQKFPNGALILFYTARIALLKGNFTFAQEKFLACIAAQEEWRQIHHLCYWELMWAYSFEQNWKEAYKYAELLCKESKWSQAVYVFQKASILSMLPEEEVKKLGENVEDLFRQVDSLRLRIAGKSIPTEKFAAKKAQRYSSSCPVKLVVPALEMMYVWNGFTVVGKRPELTESILKTLEKAEEELRDDPNPSEYHLDDQCVVQLLKGLCLRQLGRLVQAELCFNHVISRENDIKHDNYLVPFTMYELGLLHKQKGDIPTAITVIENAMTNYKDYNMESRLHFRIHAALNTMGSFAAKLPPSRTPA, encoded by the exons ATGGAGACGAAAGGCAACTCACTTCAATCT GTTGACTTAAACCTTCACGCTGAGGAAGTAAT GTCATCTAAAATGGATTTAGAGACTTCATTGAAGGAATGCTCTGCTGCCCTTGAACTTTTCCTGGACAATAGGTTCTCTGATGCTTTGGCTCTCTTAAAACCCTG GAAGGCTCAAAGCATGTACCACGCAATGGGCTACAGCAGCATCTTGGTGATGCAGGCAGGCATGACCTTTGAACCAAAGGACATGGATGCTGCCATGACGTCGCTGAGAGAAGCCCTGCAGACATGCCAGAG TTTTAGGAAGAAAACTGGAATAGTGGAGACTCTGACCAGTCTGTGGTACAGACAAACAGCTGACAACCTTACAGAGG AAGAGATGCATGCAGAGCTGTGCTATGCTGAAGTTCTGCTGCAGAAGGCTGCCCTCACATTCCTGGATGAGAGTATCATCGGCTTTATCAAAGGAGGGATGAGAATCCGAAATAGTTATCAGATTTTCAA GGAATGCCAAACTATGGCAAGCGTCACAAAAGACATGGACGAAAGGAAAAGCACACATGTTCACTTCAGGGGCGGCATCAGCATGGGCATTGGATCTTTTAATCTG ATGCTGTCTCTGCTCCCGTCCAGAGTCCTCCGAGTGATGgagtttttgggcttttcaggAGACCGG GAAGTAGGTTTGTCAGAGCTAAGACAGGGAGCAGGCAGCAACAGCCTGCGCTCCATCCTCAGCGCTCTGACTCTGCTGATGTATCACCTCTACATTACAGTCATTCTAG GAACTGGTGATGGAAACCTTACTGAGGCTGAAGCTCTGCTGGTGCCCTACACTCAAAAGTTTCCAAAT GGAGCTCTCATCCTTTTTTATACTGCAAGAATCGCTTTGCTCAAGGGGAACTTCACATTT GCCCAGGAGAAGTTCCTGGCATGCATTGCAGCGCAGGAAGAGTGGCGTCAGATCCACCACTTGTGTTACTGGGAGCTGATGTGGGCCTACTCCTTTGAACAAAATTGGAAGGAGGCATATAAATATGCTGAACTGCTCTGCAAAGAAAGCAAGTGGTCACAG GCTGTTTACGTCTTCCAGAAAGCTTCTATCTTGAGCATGCTAcctgaggaggaggtgaagaagctTGGAGAAAATGTGGAGGATTTATTCAG GCAGGTGGATAGTCTCAGACTGAGGATTGCTGGTAAGTCGATTCCAACGGAGAAGTTTGCAGCAAAGAAGGCCCAGAGATACTCTTCTTCTTGCCCTGTGAAACTGGTCGTACCTGCTCTG GAGATGATGTACGTATGGAATGGTTTCACTGTCGTTGGGAAAAGACCTGAGCTGACAGAGAGCATCTTGAAAACGTTAGAGAAAGCGGAGGAGGAGCTCAGAGACGATCCCA ACCCATCTGAGTATCACCTGGATGACCAGTGTGTTGTTCAGCTACTGAAGGGCCTGTGCTTGAGACAGCTAGGGCGTCTGGTCCAGGCTGAGCTCTGCTTCAATCACGTCATTTCCAG aGAAAATGATATCAAGCATGACAACTACCTGGTGCCTTTTACCATGTATGAGTTGGGCCTGTTGCACAAGCAGAAGGGTGACATCCCAACCGCCATTACAGTGATAGAAAACGCAAT gACGAACTACAAAGACTACAACATGGAGTCAAGGCTACACTTCCGCATCCATGCAGCACTCAACACCATGGGCTCTTTTGCAGCCAAACTTCCTCCTTCACGTACTCCGGCTTAG
- the dnajb14 gene encoding dnaJ homolog subfamily B member 14: protein MEGNRDEAERCIDIATRALEAGDREKALRYLNKAEKLYPTVRAKALLDALQKNGSSAGNGAYRRRPTESSESTDSQSERKNQESGGSDLAKGFTKEQVEGVQRIKRCKDYYEVLGVNKEVNEEELKKAYRKLALKFHPDKNHAPGATEAFKKIGNAYAVLSNPDKRRQYDLTGGDEPSSPGHSHGGGFDFHRGFEADITPEDLFNMFFGGGFPSSTAHTFTNGRTSFSHQADYRQERTEERGDGGFSMFIQLMPIVVLIVVSILSQMMVSPPPYSLYSRPSTGQTVKRQTENLRVDYYVTRDFKSEFKGSAMQQIEKNVEEDYVSNVRNNCWKERQQKTDLLYAAKVYRDDRMRKKAELMTMDNCRELDRLNNLFRGG, encoded by the exons ATGGAGGGGAACAGGGACGAAGCAGAAAGATGTATAGATATAGCGACGAGGGCGCTCGAAGCCGGCGATAGAGAGAAAGCGTTGAGATACCTGAACAAAGCAGAGAAGCTGTATCCCACTGTCAGAGCCAAAG CTTTGTTGGATGCATTACAGAAGAATGGCAGCTCAGCGGGTAATGGTGCATATCGTCGGCGGCCAACAGAAAGCTCAGAAAGCACAGATTCCCAGTCAGAAAGGAAAAATCAAGAGTCTGGAGGAAGTGACTTGGCTAAAGGTTTCACCAAAGAGCAGGTCGAGGGAGTGCAAAG aataaaacggTGTAAAGACTACTATGAAGTTCTGGGGGTCAATAAAGAGGTCAATGAGGAGGAGTTAAAGAAAGCCTACAGGAAACTAGCACTCAAGTTCCATCCAGACAAAAACCACGCACCAGGAGCAACAGAGGCCTTTAAAA AGATCGGTAATGCTTACGCAGTGCTGAGTAACCCAGACAAAAGGCGACAGTACGACCTGACGGGAGGGGATGAGCCGAGCAGCCCGGGTCACTCGCACGGAGGAGGCTTCGACTTCCACAGGGGCTTTGAGGCCGACATCACTCCTGAAGACCTCTTCAACATGTTCTTTGGAGGAGGCTTTCCCTCCT CAACTGCACACACCTTCACCAACGGCAGAACTAGCTTCAGCCATCAGGCGGATTACAGACAAGAGAGaacagaagaaagaggagat GGTGGCTTCTCAATGTTTATCCAGCTGATGCCCATCGTGGTTCTGATAGTAGTGTCAATACTGAGCCAGATGATGGTGTCCCCTCCACCCTACAGTCTCTACTCCAGACC ATCCACGGGTCAGACAGTGAAACGGCAGACAGAAAACTTGCGCGTTGACTACTACGTCACAAGAGATTTTAAGTCGGAGTTCAAGGGCTCTGCGATGCAGCAAATTGAGAAAAATGTGGAGGAGGACTATGTATCTAATGTTAGAAATAACTGTTGGAAGGAGAGACAGCAAA AAACAGACCTGCTGTATGCTGCTAAGGTATACAGGGATGACCGAATGCGCAAGAAGGCAGAACTTATGACCATGGATAACTGCAGGGAGCTGGACAGACTAAACAACCTATTCAGAGGAGGATGA